The genomic interval attGGACATGTTCAAAGACCGCCAATGTTATGGACAGCATGAATCAATTAAGGTTGAAGGTGTAAAGGAAAAAAGTGACTTAAAATATCAAACATTACTAGTGTTCTAATCTTATATATAGTTTAATGATGAGATAAGATAAGTGTCATGTTCCCAATTAGTTAAGGACCATGGTTTGTCGTTTTTGTGGTAACTTCACATACATAGAAAGAGTATGAGCCTAACTAAATGCAGCATACCTGTCTTACATCCTCAAGAAGGAACTTCTCCATATCTCCTGATAGCAAATTAAGCCTTACTTCAACCAAAACCACCATCCACTGTCACAGATTTAGAAGGAAACAAAGCAGTTAATGAACTAGCGTTAACATAagtaaattcatcaattaattacatctataagaaaaagaaaagaagaatggATATGTAAGTAAACATCAGATTTTGGGAGagaaaaaatcaaaaacaaaatgAGAGAGGGAAAaaggaaggaaaaagaaaaaacagaATGCATTCTTAAGACTAAAGATGGCATGGCAAATGTAAGGGAAGCTTTCAAGCATCAAGCTAGCTCCATATTGTatcgaattaaaaaaaaaaattctaaaccaAATTATGGTAAAAGAAAGTCAACCAATATCCATGAATCGAAAAGGCCACAAATCCAACAATACTAAGAATAATGAACAAAGACGGTAGATTGATGATTCAGGTGGACACACTCACCGATCTTGTATCGACCCACAACTGCGAGACAAAACCTAAGCTCCGAGCAGAGCGCATGCTGATAACCTGCTTTGCCAATAGATTCGATCTTTTCAGCATCTGCCTTCGGCCTTTAGGATCCACCTGCTCGACCAGCTCCCCCGACTCATCAGATTCCAGTGCCACGCTTCCATCACCTCCAGGCGGAATGAAATCATTCTCCTCAGGACCTATCAGACCACTCGCGGCCTCCTCCTTTTCGAACTCCCGCTTCAATTCAAGAAAATCAAACGTAGATGGAAAGGAACCTTCAAAGCCATCTCTTTCGTCCTCCCTTGTAGATTCCGTCACCACATTCTCCGCTTCTCCGCCGCCGGACCTTATCTCTACGAACTCCTCCAAGGGCGCAAACTTTGCTTCTTTGTCGCCGGAACCATCACTAAGGTTAAGATAGCTCGACCGAATCCTTCCCTTTCTTCTGTTGCTTGGTCTTGAATCGTCTCGATCAGCAGTCCTGGCCAGTCCTATCGGAATTTGTCCCCGGGGTGTCGGATTTAAACAGCGTGAATTTTGGAGGCGTCGGCCGATCCGGCCTTCAATCCATATAGAGAACTGGATCGAACGAAGAACGGGCGTGGGGATGCAGGTTTCGCTCATCGAAGTCGACCGAGGAGCAAAATTGAGGAACCCTAGAGTGGCAATTGGTTTTGGAGAGCTGGGGCTTCACAAGCGTAGGCGCCTCACCAGGTTGACTCGGGAGCCGCTTGCTCCGTCTCACTTCAGCCCAGATCATCAGATCCTCTCGTCTCACTTGTGCTTGCTTTATCCAACAATACGATGGAAATGACCAACAATCTGTTTGgcgaacattttttttttaattaaaattatattattcttttttttataATCTCGAATCGATTAATCTGGATCATCGGCAAGATAAATGTACGAAGCAGTCAGCACCACGAGGAATTCGAGATGCCCAAGTTTCAAATCACCCGTCCTATCTCTTTTCATAAGACCGCCCGAGGCAATATTATTCtaactattattacaataatacACTGTATTTTCCATGATTTAAATTTAAAGCACAGTTTGTATACAACTTATAAAGTAAAATTTCAATATACGGTAAAAAGAGCTTTCATAACGGGTAGGGATAATGCAATTCAGATCCCACGAAATGATTAGAACAATTTATTATAATGACATAAAAGATCAATTTTTAATGGATATataattttaggaaaaaaaaaatctctcataTTCAATTTATCAATTGAAATGATcttataatttatctcttttaatataGCGTAAAAACGGACTACACAAAATACTTGAGACGAACATAATCTTTTTTACTACAAACGAATAATGCAATTCAAGTTGGATATCCTTTTTTTACTACAAACGAATAATGCAATTCAAGTTGGATCAGTATCTATCAAAATGTTTACTTTTTGAGATCAATGTTTAACTTTTTgtgtttatattttattatggGATCACGATATTAAGCCACTTGAGATGAATAATATTATATGAAGTGTTTGGTTGAAGGATATATTTAATAACCTTGTTATCCAtataagtatgtgtttggttggCAGGTTGGGAGATTCTTGATAATCTTGATTATTTATATAAGGTTGTTAACGAAAACTCTATTTATTTAGATAATCGATAATTCTCGAGTAATGATTCATATGCGACACGTCGGTAAAATGAGCATAAAATCTagaatcgaaaattttcaaaaaagtgagatttttcttgatttcggaGTTAaccaatttttttaacaaaaaatagtcttaaatttttttataacaaaaattttattttaaattataaaaattaaataaaaatatatgatattttattttaaaaaataaagttgtattttttaaaaagaaagaaatacctaaaaaatcaaaaacagagaAAAACAAgtaaagttagaaaatttttttaaaaaaactcagttgattttgtaactgagataatataataaaatattaaattaagttatacattaaaaattttaaataattaaatttgtgTTATATTATCTAGGTTAAATTAAATAATGTTAGGTTATGTTTTTATTCACTATAATTTTAGTCATATGATTATCCAGTAATCAGGAGTCGATCCTTTGATCTATAAAAAAAATGGATCAAGGAATGAATCACTTATAATTATGGTCGGATCGTGACCGCAATCTGGCCGTAATTGGTTGTGATCCCTGTTGGATCGTAGAgttcactagaggggggtgaatagcgatcgttaaAAAAAAACGTTATTAAATCGAGTACGCGGCGGAAAaagacacaatgctaacacaaatcaattttacttggttcagaaccttcttcgactcctactccaatgcccgcactcgtcgagtgctttcgttggtcaattcactagcagttcgcaaAAACAAATACAAAGATAAGTATAAGAACTCTtaaaagaaataccgacaacaattgaAAAGAACTTGAGCCGCAAGTTGTCAGAGAAGTgtcgtagcgtcgcaggagcagagCGCAACAAAGCAGTGGTCGAAAGAAGTTGTTGTTTGTAGCTCCAGaggaaggctccttttataggagtgctccgggcgcccgaatcccttccgggcgcctggaccgtgacGTTGACTCAGTCAATCAGCgcactccacgtggcgacgagaTATGTTTTTTGCACTCCAGGTGCCTGAACCACCATTTTACAACAAATcaatttcctgcaagaaaatgttagtccgagataaatacaaattatactaccttgcaaaataaagtgtcagtacaattatagtaaaaaatgatagtaattagattatgtctcaccgagaccagaatctagtcacgatctcaacttagattcccaaaatggttctaagttggatcgacgcctaatgttccctcaaacggggagtGTGTCTTCACCAAGTCACTTCCCTCCAATAGCTTACCTTAACTTAgctgtcagacatccggtcaacccgtcgacttgtctggacttcatgccagctatccggtcagcccgtcgacctagctgggcttcgtgtcagcaattcagtcagcccgtcgacctacctggacttcgtgtcaactatCCAGTCATCTGTCaacttagctggacttcgtgccaactatccgatcggtctgtcgacctaacgggcttcgtgccagatatccgatcaatCCGTCAACCTATCAAGACTTCACactagctatctggtcggcccgttgacctagctggatttctcttACACACTCAGTAAAAGTGTTAGAtgacaacaaacctaacttaacattctttgtcattcatcaaaacttgagttagaccattagtgctaaccgcaccaataatccCTCCCTAAATTCTCCATCCTCAGGTTATAGTTTAAGTTGAGGCGGGTGATCGGAGACTGCCGACGGTGGGCAAGTGGCCAGGTTACCTGGCACCGAGAGGGAGGCGACTTCTGAGTGGCCTCCGACCACCTACTTCGACTCAAACTATGACCTAGGGAGACGGTAAACTGAGAgagaaatcaaaattaattacgaCCGGAACACGACCTTAATATATATCCCATCTTAAAAAATTACACAAAAAGGATATATATGATAACTCAAATTAAACCCACCTTAAAAATTTAGTGTGAAAGGATAATGCAGGGTAAGCAAAGGGATGAACCAACTAGATAATGAGACCTCAAATCCAACCCCATTATATTTATAGAGTTCAGATTATTTCCGTCATATCCTAGAGATCGAATCCACTATATCCAAAATCTCCAATCCCCATATTCCACCCATTGCACCAGCTCATTGCTGGAAACTATACCCTGGAGGGAAGGTGAACCCAGAGGGACCGTCGTCGGCTCAATCTACGTCGGAATCCAACCGAATCTGAACAGGATTTCCTCTACCATCAATCTGAGCTCCTGCTTAGATTCGGTTAGATTCCGACGCCCATCGCACCGGTGGCGATCCCCCTGAATTCACCTTCCCCCCACGGTATAGTTTTAGCCGGTCAGACGACCTGAGGCCGCCAACAATGGGCCGGAGGTGATGAGTGGGACACAAAAGATAGAGAAAAAGTGGGACAAAGAATCCAATTTCCATATGAGATCAGATCCTCTGTAACCAAAATCTCCTGTCCTCGTTTTCCACTCGTCACCCTAGCCCATTGCCGGTGGCCTCTGACCGCCGACTCGATCAGAACTATTCTCTGGGGGAAGGTGAACCCAGAGGGATCGCCACCGGTGCGATAGGCACCAAAATCCCACCGGATCTGAGCAGGCTTTCCTCTGCCATCGATCTGAGCTCCTGTATAGATTCGGCTGGATTCCAGCATCGATCGCGCCGACGACAATGCCCTAGGGTATAGTTTTGGCCGATTGGACGATCGAAGGCCGCTGATAATGAGCTAGAGGCGATGAGTGGGACATAGAGATAGGGAAAAAGTGGGACAGAGGATCCAATTCCTATATGAAATTAGATCCTCCGTACCTAAAATCTCCTGTCCATGTGTTCCACTTGTCGCCCTAGCCCATCGCCGGCGACCTCCGGCCGCCGACCCGATCAGAACTATACCATGGGAGGAAGGTGAAACCAGAGGGATCACCGCCAGTGCGATCGACACTAGAATCCGGCCGGATCTGAGCAAGCATTCCTTGCAGTCGATCTGAGCTCCTGCTTAGATCCGGCACCGATCATGCTGATGTCAATCCCCCTAGGTTTACCTTCCCCCGGGGTATAGTTTTGGCTGGTCGGATGGCCGGAGGCCACCGACAATGGGCTTGAGGCGATGAGTAGGACACAGAGATAGGGAAAAAGTGGGACAGAGGATCCGATTTCCATATGAGATCAGATCCTCTGTACCCAAAATCTCCTGTCCCCGTGTTTCACTCATCGCCTCAGTCCATCGTCGGTGGCCTTCGACTGCCAATCCAATCAGAACTATACTGTGGGGGGAAGGTGAACCCAGAGGGATCGCCATCGGTGTGATCGGCGCCAGAATATGGCTGGATCTGAGCAGAGTTTTATCTGTCGTCAATCTTAGCTCCTGCTTAGGTCCAGTCAGATTCCAGCGCCAATCACGTCGGGGGCAATCCCCCTAGGTTCACCTTCTCCCAGGGTATATTTTTGGCTAGTCGAACTATCGGAGGCCGCTGACAATGGGCTAGAGGCGATGAGTGGGACAATGGAGATAGGGAAAAAGTGGGACAAAGGATCCAATTTTCACAAGAGAACTATACCCTGGGGGGGAGGTGAACCCAGAGGGATCGTCGCCGGCGCGATCGGTGTCGGAATTCGGCCAGATCTAAGCAAGCTTTCCTCTGCCATCAATCTAAGCTTTTGCTTAAATCCGGCTGGATTCCAGCACTGATCGCGCCGGCGGCGATCACCCTGGGTTCACCTTCCCCTAAGGTATAATTTTGGTCGGTCGGTCGGATGGCGGGAGGCTACCGACAATGGGCTAGAGGCGATGAGTGAGACACGGAGATAGGGAAAAAGTGGGACAGAGGATCCATTTTCCATATAAGATCGGATACTCTATACCCAAAATCTCCTGTCCCCGTGTTCTACTCGTTGCCCCAGCCCATCGCCGACGGCCTCCAGCCACCGACCCAATCAAAACTATATCATGAGGGGAAGGTGAACTTAGAGGGATCACCGTCGACGCGATCGGTGCCAGAATCCAGCCGGATCTGAGCAAGTTTTCCTCTGCCGTCGATCTAAGCTCCTGCTTAGTTTGACTGGATTCCAACACCGGCTGCAATCCCCCTAGGTTCACCTTCCCCCAGGGTATAGTTTTGGCCGGTCGGACGACCGGAGGCCGTCGACAATGGGCTAGAGGCGATGAGTGGGACACGGAGATAGGGAAAAAGTGGGGCAGAGGATTCGATTTCCATATGAGATCGGATCCTCTGTAACCAAAATCTCTTGTCCCCGTGTTCCACTCATCGCCCCAACCCATCGCCGGCGGCCTCCGGTCCCCAACTTGATCAAAACTATATCCTGGGGGAAGGTGAACCCAAAGGGTGTAAGACCCTTGGCGGCTGGCTAGAgatggggtgaatagccctgcaaagaaaaggaaccttcctcgaactttatagcttAATTATTATCAACActgaataaaaataattaaaagactaaAACAACGAGGCATAaggaaattacttggttacaactggagaggttgttaatccaaggaagatgtaaaGTTTACTAAAATTCACCTCtgagcagagaagcctcttatgaTAGTTAAATCTCACAACTAGAAAGCTAAACTGAATCAATTGGGAGTGTTGTTTCTCTCTTTTGCTTGTTGTTCTGAACCATtcggaccaaggttatatttatagccctggtcaggGAGTTTGGAAGAGTTCCAGGCGCTTcagaggggataaacttttatccccgtcaTAATGAAACACGCCACGTCGTGTTCCGGATAGCTTTTGGTTCTGGGCGCCCGTaccaaaaagtcaacttctaattgactttttggtctgggtcttcctctCCAGTCCCACTCGCATTGGTCTGAATTttctgctccagctccgctcgctcgataatccgaaataaggctcacctgaacccaacttccgaccttcgagcaatattctgctccggcttctcgtccatcaGAAATGatgcacgcctccttctcgttcacccgcatactcttccgcagtaccttgTCCCTCAtacacaccgagcccgttggctctcttccGTCCCGTCTTTCTTGCTagatgcgtcttttgctcgacttactgtgctcctaagttcccgcacacttagacaaaggggttaaataccaacatgacctaacctgacttgactgatcacatcaaaactaccttggggtactaacagaaGGATCGCTGCTGGCACGATTGGCGTCGAAATCCTGCTGGATCTGAGCAGGCTTTCCGCTGCCATCTATATGAGCTCCTGCTTAGATCCAACTGGATTCCAGCGCTGATCGCGCCAGCGGTGATCCCCTTGGGTTTACCTTCCCCTAGGGTATAGTTTTGGCCGGTCGAATGGTCGGAGGCTGCTGACAATGGGATGGAGGCGATGAGTGGAACACGAGATAGAGAAAAAGTGAGACAGAGGATCCGATTTCCATTTGAGATCAGATTCTTTATACCCAAAATCTCCTGTCCCCGTGTTCCACTCATCGTTGCAACCCATAGCCGGCAACCTGCGGCCGCCAACCCGATCAGAACTATACCATGGGGGAAGGTGAACCCAGAGGGATCGCCACCAATATGATCGGTGCTAGAATTCGACCGAATCTGAGTACACTTTCCTCTaccgttgatctgagctcctgcTTAGATCCAGCCGAATTCTAGGGCCGATCGCGCCGACGACAATCTCCTAGATTCACCTTCCCCTAGGGTATAGTTTTGGCCTATTGGACGGTCGAAGGCCGCCGAAAATGGGCTGGAGGCGATGAGTGGGGCACGGAGATAGGGAAAAAGTGGCACAAAGAATCCGATTTCTATATGAGATCGGATCCTTTGTACCCAAAATCTCCTGCCCCCGTGTTTCACTCGTTGCCCCAGCTTATCGTTGGCGGCCTTCGGCCGTCGATCCGATCAAAACTATACCCTAGGGGGAAAGTGAACCCAAAGGGATCGCTGTCGGCGCTATTGGCGCCGGAATTTAGCCGGATCTGAGCAAGTTTTCCTATGTCATCGATCTGAGCTACTGCTTAGATCCGGTCGGATTCCAGTGTCGATCATGTTGGAGGCGATCCCACTGAGTTTACCTTCCCCCGGGGTATAGTTTCGGCTAGTCAGACGGCCGGAGGCTGCCGACAATGGGCTGGAGGCGATGAGTGGGATACGAAGATAGGGAAAAAGTGGGACAGAGGATTCGATTTCCATATGAGATCGAATCCTCTGTACCCAAAATCTCCTATCCCTGTGTTCCACTCATCGCCCCAGCCCATTGTCGGTGGCCTCCGACCGCCGACCCAATCAGAACTATACCTTGGGAGGAAGGTGAACCCAGAGGGATCACTGTCGGCGAGATCAGCGCCAAAATCCGGTCGGATCTAAGTAGGTTTTCCTCTGTCGTTGATCTAAGCTCCTGCTTAGATCCAGCCGGATTCTGGCGATGATCCCCTGGGTTCACCTCTCCCCAGGGTATAGTTTTGGCCGATTGGACAACCGGAGGTCGTCGACAATGGGCTGGAGGCGATGAGTCGGACACGGAGATAGGGAAAAAGTGGGATAGAGGATCTGATTTCATATGGAAATCAGAGGACCCAAAATCTCTTGTCCCCATGTTTCACTTGTCGCCCCAGCCCATTGCCGGTGGCCTCAAGCTACCGACCTGATCAGAACTATATCCTGGGGAGAAGGTGAACCCAGAGGGATCGCTGTCGGTGTGATCGGCGCTGGAATCCTGCCAGATCTAAGCAGGCTTTCCTCTGTCATCAATCTAATTTCTTGCTTAGATCTGGTCGGATTCCGGCGTCCATCGCACCCGCGGCGATCCCCCTGGGTTTACCTTCCCACAGGGTATAGTTTTGGCTGGTTGGACGACCGGAGGCAACCGACAATGGACTAGAGGCGATCAATAGGACATGAAGATAGGGAAAAAGTGGGACAGATGATCCGATTTCCATATGAGATCGGATCCTCTGTACCTAAAATCTCCTGTCCTCGTGCTCCACTCGTCGCTCTAGCCCATCGCCAATGGCCTCCGGCCGCCGACCCGATCAGAACTATACCCTGGGGGAAGGTGAACCTAAAGGGATCACCGTCGGCATGATTTGCGCCGGAATCCAGCCGGATCTGAGTAGGCTTTCCTCTGCCATCGATCTGAGCTCCTGCTTAGATCCAGCCGGATTCCAGTGTTGATCACGTCGGCTGCGATCCCCCTGGGTTCACCTTCCCCTAGGCTATAGTTTTGGCCGGTCGGACGAGCAGAGGCCGTCGATAATGGGCTGGAGGCGATGAGTGGGACATGGAGATAGGAAAAAAGTGGGACCGAGGATCCGATTTCCATATGAGATCGTATCCTCTGTTCCCAAAATCTCCTGTCCATGTGTTCCACTTGTCGCCCCAGCCTATCACTGGCGGCTTCCGCCCGCGCGATCAATGCCGATATGAGCTCCTACTCAGGCCGGATTTTGGCACTGATCGCGCTGGCGACAACCCCCCTAGGTTCACCTTCCTCTAGGGTATAGTTTTGGTCGATCGAACGATTGGAGGCTatgaaataataaacaaaataataCTAATGCAATTATCGAATGAAATCGTAAACTTGATTTTTATCATCATCCTTTCAATCTAATTTTACCGTAGTAAATATATACCTACATCGCTAAATCTTTAATTGTCTTCCTCTACTAATTTTCCTTTTactataaatttatttttcaatactACGGTTCTTAACCGTTGTTATCCTATGAACTATTCTTTTAAAACTCTTACGACAATATCTCTAAATCTTAAATAGTCTTTTGCAATGCCATCAAGTAGCACGAGAAGATATAACAAGCGGAGAAGGTTCATGATCGCTTCGTGTTTATAAGTTAAGAAGAAAAATAGAGGGAGAGAGAGGATGAGAGGACACACATCCGagctataaaataatttttaattaaaaatatgatttAAATGTTTGAAAAATTAGTTGGCCGGAGGGATAAAAGGaaaactttttttattttataccATTTGATATAAACAAAATTACAATACACCTTTTATAAATGCTATATTaccctcccttatgtgctagtcattattccaaagtttagtagtcatccgtgatttatcttctTCGTGTTGACTCTATGACGAATTGATGAGGACGCTGAGAACTAACGTATTCATTTTTTTACCACCATATTGACCCTCCGCCATTTGGTAAATTACCGAAAATATAATAAACCTTTCATCTAGTAATTTTACACCATTTCTTTATT from Zingiber officinale cultivar Zhangliang chromosome 6B, Zo_v1.1, whole genome shotgun sequence carries:
- the LOC121989200 gene encoding uncharacterized protein LOC121989200 isoform X2 produces the protein MSETCIPTPVLRSIQFSIWIEGRIGRRLQNSRCLNPTPRGQIPIGLARTADRDDSRPSNRRKGRIRSSYLNLSDGSGDKEAKFAPLEEFVEIRSGGGEAENVVTESTREDERDGFEGSFPSTFDFLELKREFEKEEAASGLIGPEENDFIPPGGDGSVALESDESGELVEQVDPKGRRQMLKRSNLLAKQVISMRSARSLGFVSQLWVDTRSWMVVLVEVRLNLLSGDMEKFLLEDVRQVGDVVLVEDESVTDNELKMIGLDTLVGYKVVTSARRNVGKVRGYSFNINSGAVESLELDSFGFSIIPSSLVSTYCLLTEDVLEVVSDTVIVHEGAVSRVQRLTKDASCI
- the LOC121989200 gene encoding uncharacterized protein LOC121989200 isoform X1 encodes the protein MSETCIPTPVLRSIQFSIWIEGRIGRRLQNSRCLNPTPRGQIPIGLARTADRDDSRPSNRRKGRIRSSYLNLSDGSGDKEAKFAPLEEFVEIRSGGGEAENVVTESTREDERDGFEGSFPSTFDFLELKREFEKEEAASGLIGPEENDFIPPGGDGSVALESDESGELVEQVDPKGRRQMLKRSNLLAKQVISMRSARSLGFVSQLWVDTRSWMVVLVEVRLNLLSGDMEKFLLEDVRQVGDVVLVEDESVTDNELKMIGLDTLVGYKVVTSARRNVGKVRGYSFNINSGAVESLELDSFGFSIIPSSLVSTYCLLTEDVLEVVSDTVIVHEGAVSRVQRLTKGIWDAQNSDRIRDEIGEYFEFGRNDSPIRSRTRQKNATGRKPRRKMRESEDDWEFPMDY